ATATGTTTGAATATACAGAGTGGAGATTTAAACAACTGGAAAGAATTTGGAGTtgaattattgatatgtatatagtaaagcaaagaaatgactaaaccagaaaaaaatagttaattcCAGGCAAAAGAAAAAGTTGTGCAGAAATAGTAATCACAGCATGGATACTACATGACTTAACTATAAACAGTCACAATAATAAACCCTGACAGTAGATCTAATCAAAACAGTGATAGCTAAAGGCAAACGTGTATATGAGTGGAGGTGCATGGAAAAGCTGAATCTCTACCTTCCATAGTGGAAAGTCAATAGATAATgcccaaaatgaaaaaaaaaatccattaaaaagatTAAGAGTGTTTGCTTCTAGGGAGTTGGAATCTGGGAGAAACAAAGCAGGGAAGAGCCACTGTCTTAAGAAGACTTCGAAAACGACTTGGCACCTTTTGCCACttataaataaaactagaaactaatttcaaattacaaagtggcaaaaaatattcacaaaaatatataagaatgaTAAAGGGTTGTTAACCTTAATATtcaaaaaaaactgtaaacatccataagctaaaataaataagtcagcaATGGACAGGAAAAGGAAATTCACATAAGGGAAATAAATCCAATAAAAATCCCCTGATTATGTTgcctggttaaaaaaaagtcatacaaattaaaataatgagatattatCTTTCATTCTGGATGAATTCCGGTCCCTGGGCACCTCTTCTTCTTCCTTACCTCACAGGAGTTGTCACATCCCCCTGTAGTCAGGGCCAGGGATGGCCCAGGAGCACACCGGTTGGCTGGCATCTTCCCCCTGGGCCTAAGCACCCGAGCTCTCTTGCTGACAACTCCACTCTTCCCAGGAACCCGAGGTCAGGTGGGCACCTGTGGACTCAACCAGAGCTGCTGGGGCCCGAAGGAAGATCCTGCAGCCTTCACTATGGGGTCTGGCCCAGGGGCTCCACAGAGACTCCAAGAAACCTGGAAAGACAGTGTCCACTTGGTCAGGCATTCAACATTCACCCCACAAGCGCTTCCTGAGGGCACCGAAGTATAGTTCACGACACTGGATACTGTGGAGTATACAAAGCCACATCAACACTGATTCAAGTTATTCATCACAATGGAATATGAGCAAGACCATGAGATTTAGactaaaattaataaaagctTCATTTCTAGCTCTGCCAACCTTTAGCTATATGAATATGAAAATGTTTCTTCAGATCTTTTcccaaaacaaatcaaaattatttatttcaaggggttgtgaaaattaaatgagatgatgttttTAAGGCACTCAGCACCAGACTGGCCCAGGTAAACATTTAATTCATATTAGCAAGTACTGTTATTACAAGGAATCATGTAATATACAGAAGGAGGTAGCACAACAATCACATCATCTATGTGTTGCTGTagttattattatctcattttatgcATACAGAAACAGAGGTTTAGTGATGTTAAATCAAACTCAGTCTACCTGGCTTCCAAGTTCACATTCTCAATGGTACACCACATGGTACCTTTTATGTGGGAGGCTCAAAATAAACATGGTTCTATTTAACAGATGTTGAAAACATGACCGTAATTCggaataaaaatgttaagtaaagtTTCCTAAAACAGAAGAGATATGCCATAAGGAAAATACTAGTAGCCTGggactaaaatttttaattacctcAAAAACATCcagaggtgggcttccctggtggtgcagtggttgagaatccgcctgctgatgcaggggacacgggttcgtgccttggtctgggaagatcccacatgccgcggaccagaGGTGAAAACTCTTTCTCCTGTTGAGGGAACTAGGGATGGGAgggtgtctctgtgtccaaattgaGGTACAATTTCATTACGATCAACTAATACAGGCACTACAAATTTAGTCATTCTTGTTGAGAAATGGTAAATATCACATAAAATGAAGAGGAACTTAATTAGGACAACAAAAGTAAGAAATGAGatgaagaggaaacaaaagagtaaaagaaataaggagtaaaataaaattaaaggtatgaacaaattaaattttaaacacataaaGATGATGTTGTGCCAAAGAAAGagaatatgctttcttttcttactcCCATGGAACTTTTACAAAATTCTATCAAATAACCTGGCCACACAAAAAATCTGGTAGATGTCTCAATGTTGGGAATTGACAGACTACATTCTCTGATTATAGTATAAGATGTTCAAAGTCATTAATCCTAGGGAAATGtaatcaaaaccaaaaatgttctgggacttccctggtggtccagtggttaagaatctgtcttgctatgcaggggacgccagtttgatccctggtcggggaactaagatcccacatgccacggggcaactaagcccgtgtgacacaactagAGAACCCGACTGCtgcagctacagagcccacgcactctggagcccgcgcaccacaacgaagagcccgcacgccacaacaaaaggtcctgcatgccgcaactaagacccgacgcagccaaaaactaaataaatatttttaaaaatcaaaaatgttCTATTCATTAGGAAACCACTTCATATACACAAAGATGgcaaaaaaaagacagtaacaagtgttggtgagatgTGAATGAATTTGAGCTCATACATTACTGGTagaattgtaaaatggtgcagccactctgaaaaacaggttggcagttcctcaaaatgctaCCCATTGAGttgtcatatgacccagcagttccactcctaggtatctaccaagagaaatgaaaacccatATCCACTCCAAAACTTGTatacaaatattcacagcagtattattcatagtagcccaAAAGCAGAAAgcacttaaatgtccatcaactgatgaacagataaacaaaatttggtgtgtccatacaatagaatattatttggcaataaaaaaagaagtaccaatacatgctataacatgaatgaaccttgaaatcaTTATCttacatgaaagaagccagtcacaaagaccacatattttatgattccatttatatgaaatgtccggaataggcaaatatatatagagagacagaAAACTGATTAGaagttgcctagggctgggggtaTGGGGTGGCATGAATGGTGAATATCTGGTAATGTGTGcaaggtttctttctggggtgttgaaaatattctaaaattagattgtggtgatgactgaacaactctgtgaatgtactaaaaaccactgaattgtatactttaaatgggtgaattttaaggtattgaatatatataaataagtctgttttatatatctaaataaataaatctgttttaaaagaaaagaaacactttgCTAAATAACCCAGGATCAAAGTCGGAAATCAATACAGAAGCTAAACAATTTTTACCAGAAGTCATGGAACACGCTAAAGTTGTATACAGAGtgaaatttatagatttaaatggctttatttttaattaaaaataaatataacggGTGCAGATGGTATTACCTGGAGCTTGAGCAGCTGCACGAGGGTATCAAAGACAATGGCTAAGAACAAACTAAGAGGGCAGAAGTCCAGGAATGTATTCCATAGAGCCAGCCAAAAAACTTTAAggttaaaaaatacagcaaaaccAGTTACCACTAATCTTAAGAAGATAAACATTGTGAATGATGAAGAAGTTAATAGAGTGGAAACAGCCTCTGTAGATATACAAAAGGAACCTGCACATTTCTTCAAAGGCCTTTCTCTTGAACCTCTGCAGAAACAGCTGATTCCTCAGCAGTGTCATAAAAATGAACCAGTTAATGGTGAGGAAGCTACAAGATTAATGGCTCAGCTGTAATACACTGGTGATGTATAAAACTGCCCCCAAAGACCAACAAAGTAAATGTTTtatacagtaaataaataaataaataaagagctaaGTATTCAATCTAAAAcgtcagaagtagaaaaaaaaacaaaatgaagcaacCGCCCAAAAGGAAAATAGTAATTAATAAAAACCTTAAATAAgtcaaataaatataacaatgggagtttaaagaaaacaaagagctgGTCCTTTAAAATGACCGATGTCACAGATAACCCCCTAGCAAATGAGATAAAGA
This window of the Physeter macrocephalus isolate SW-GA chromosome 21, ASM283717v5, whole genome shotgun sequence genome carries:
- the LOC102988122 gene encoding ribosomal biogenesis factor-like, with amino-acid sequence MAKNKLRGQKSRNVFHRASQKTLRLKNTAKPVTTNLKKINIVNDEEVNRVETASVDIQKEPAHFFKGLSLEPLQKQLIPQQCHKNEPVNGEEATRLMAQL